Genomic DNA from Melopsittacus undulatus isolate bMelUnd1 chromosome 2, bMelUnd1.mat.Z, whole genome shotgun sequence:
AGAAGGCCATTCTCTCTGCTATGGCTTTCTTGGTCATTCTCCATGCCAGGAACATCATTTAAACAGGGGTTTCTTCACAGGGTTCAGACAAACCCCAAGCCATCTTCAGATGGTGACAGAAATCCTTTGTTGAACCCAAAGAGACAGGGTCCCTTACTTGCAGTCTGAACCATCCTTTACAGCTTTACCGAGTGCTGCATGAGTGCTTTATTGAGTGCTGCATGAGAAGCATGTGTCTTCTTCTCTGTGGATCCAACCAAGCTTCTTGGATGCTCTGCACAGGTGATATGGCCATGACATGGAAAAGTGCTCCCATGGCTCTCTGTTGCACTGCAGCTCCATGGCATCTTTCACTGCATCTGTTGTACAGATACATGCCAAACCTTGGTTAATGAACCCTCACATCCCTTTGCAATAGAGGTTAAGGATCACTCTCCTTTCCCAACTGGAAAACATAGGAAAGATAGAAGTTAAGTGATTTTCCCACAGTTGTACAACAAGTACAAAGAGGTGGAGGAAAAGCCAGTCCTTAATTCAGGTGCTACACGATATTCCTTCTGTGTAGAACATGGACATCATCTGAAAGCTTGTATTGGTAATTACATTAAAGGAAAATCATCTCCCTGTTAGTGACTCTTAATCCAGATAAGCATGATTCTGAATTAGGTTGTAAGTGTGTTTTAAAGGGAACCACTTAACCTGTGTTATCTCCATGCTGGCACCATCATAAACCAGCCATTCCTACTTGTACCGAATTAGGCGAATAATCTTATTATTCATGAAGTCTGAAGTATGTGGATGAGAAGAATCTATGCAGAAACCATCACTCATGGCTATTTTTAGCACTTCTTCCACAAACACTTGGAAACTATTGATCTGCTTATTATCTGGCACCACCCAGAGTCTCTTTAAGTTCTGCCTGGTGTATTCCTCTTCAGGAAGACCTTCCACACTTGCAACCCAATCTAAGGTCAAATGGTTGGGGTCCTGCAAGTAGCTGGATATCGATGAGAGGTTTCCATTGAAGCAATAGTAAAGTTTGGAACCGAGGAGCTTCAGGAACAGGCATGACGTGGAGAAGATGTGAGCGCTGAACACTTCCATGTTGGAGGAAGACAGGCTGTAGATCTGGGGTGCTTCTCGGACGGTGAAGTGAACGGTCTGGGTCTTCTGATCGAGGCTGATGTTGAGCATggcatttttctctgctttagaaAGCTCCACCTCCTTCTCCTGCAAGGCTTCAATCAGGGGCTGGATTTGATAGAAATCTACTTCCCTTCGGAGCAAACCCATTTCCTGGAAGTCTTCGGGAAGGTCCAGGTGGGAAGTTCTTAAGAAGTTCAGGATGTAGCGGAAGATTTTGCCATCTCTGTCAATAAAGCAGTTGCCTTGGCTGTCCTTCTTGGTTGGGATCTTCCCACTAAACATGGCCCCCAGCATGGAGTCTGGGAAGCTCGTCAGGGTGGACAGAGAGGTGGTGTAGAGTTTGCCTCCAACATTGAGCGTGATGGGTTCTGACATGATGGCAAAGTCACGACGTTGGGACTGATTCTACAAAGCAACATAAGAAAGAAGCCAACACCACACATTCAGTTGTTTATCTCTTTGAAAGGTTAAACTACAGAGATAGAGCCCTAAATATAGAAGGGTAAACTACATGGCAATGATTCATCATAGGAATTAGAAGCGGGGATTACTTTTGGAGGTTGTATCTTCGGAACAAGCAtaaggatgtttttttttctcccaacaGACTTAAACAGGACTTTGTTTAGTTCAGTTTAATGCCAGAAATCGTGAGTCTTCCAAAGCTTTACAATCACACTGAAAGTGCAATCTCTCCCATGGATACCTGCTGCTGAACAGCTGACTCCAAAGCAAGAGCTGTATTCTGGGCTCACCTGATCCCATCTCCCCCACGAACACAGAGTTCAGAGAGGAATCAAAAAGACAGGACACAAACTGGACACATCCCAACATCTTCTGTGGCATCTGAAGATACAACTAAAGCAACAAAGCTGTTGTAGCAGAATCCCCTGACGCACACTTGAGTGCAGTTGGCCAGCAAGCAGTGCTGCCCTAAGCACACGCTTAGAGTATTCCATTCAGCAGGAAACCCACCAGGCCTTCTCTTTGCAATGTGTTTTACCTTTGGAAACATCTCCTAATTAATCTAGGCCATGTCCCATCTGATGTAGTTtccacacagctcctctgcagtCAGCTGAGATGAACGGAGGATGTGATTTTGTGGTGCAGTGAAGCATCATTGCCTCCGGAAGGGACATTCCTCCCTTCACCCTCCACTATACCTTCCTGTCCCCTTATGCCAGCTCTGGCACTCATCTGATCCCACAGTGAGCCAATGCAAGGAGAAAACCCCATCATTTGCTATTCAGAATATGCTTCTGCTACATCTTAAGATtgggctggacagggtgctgggataTCATGTCTAGGTCATGCTTTActcagatgatccttgaggtcccttccaacccagtattttgtgattctatgatcttggaACCAGATGAATACCAGGGCTGGTGCAAGGGAAGAGGATGGAGCAAAATAGCCCCTTCCATTGCAGATTAACTCAGCTGCATTGAAAAGGTGAGCCCTCATTCCTGCCAGCTCAGAACCTGCAAATCTGGTTTTCCTTGTCTGCTGAATACAAATCAATCAGTTCATTCCCAGTTTTACTACTGACTTCATCAGCAGGAAACCCATTACAGTTTGCTTGCAGAGGCTCTTGCTAATAGCAACTATGCTCATTCAACAGAAAGCAGCCAGACAGCTCCCTTTTAAACTTAAGTGCAGGCATTTTCCTAACTAGTCATGGAATAATCATAGACACTACAACGCTATTATCagctctggagccacagcaaAACAGAGATAGGAAGAATGTCATCTTGTTCTGGAATACCAATTCTTTTATGGCTGCCAAACCCCAAATAATAGTGTTAATGGCACCCTAAAACAAATATACCTCTAGACAGCAAGAACATTTTGCTATGGAGAACTTGCCTGACTTAGGTCAGGCAATGAATAGGTCAAAGGAGAATCTGTACTTCAATTCTAGTTTAAGATTAACATTCCACTCTGTTCTTTAGTCCACTTTAGCCCTTAGCACACAGTGTCCATCTCACTGCACAGTAATCACTGGAAAGAAGCAGACCTTCAAATCCACTGGGTGCTTTGCCTGTGTATCCCTTAGTCCCACATATCCAACAGAACCGGCAAATAAAGATGCATTCATAGACCAACACAACACCCCATCTACGCCCATGAGCAAAGACCATCCTTGTGACCAACCTCAGCCAAATATACCCTACAAAAAGCTATTTGTTGCAGTGCTAAACTCCCTTTAGCACTGTCATCTCAGTGTACTTCCCATTCTGGAAGCCTTCTACCCAATTTAGAACAAGCTGCTGTTTAAAACAGATCACACAGAGGCTTCAACGTGTCTAATTCTGTTGTACAAGTGGCtgcatgtattttttcccctaagggCTTGCAATATGTCTGTTAAAGCACTGCTACAAGCACGATCTGACATTCACAAAACCAACTTAAAATGGGTTGTACTCTTTTATCCAAGTTCCATCAAACAAAAGCATTGCCTAAATGTCCCTCCAAATAACACAGCCTGTAGGAGCAGGCCTGCCAATGACCCCAAGGGCCATGTTCATTGCTTCCCATCTCTGCTACCTCTCAGGCTGCTTTAGACCAAACAACCCAAATgattctgttctttcttcttaGCTTGTGTTTTCAGGTATGGGAGCCCAAACCTGCTTATCGACACCATGGGAGTAGTTTTGTCATGCTGTCTTAGCCAGATGCAGAGTGAGATGTTACTCTCTGTATGTACATGACAGGCTTCACTTGGCAAAGTGAAGGGACGTTCTCTCATCAAGAGACACAACCTAAAGCCCTCTGGATGGTCCAAAGATACTCATTTCAAACTCAACATCCTCTATGTTTagggggcctataaagatgc
This window encodes:
- the KCTD21 gene encoding BTB/POZ domain-containing protein KCTD21; the encoded protein is MSEPITLNVGGKLYTTSLSTLTSFPDSMLGAMFSGKIPTKKDSQGNCFIDRDGKIFRYILNFLRTSHLDLPEDFQEMGLLRREVDFYQIQPLIEALQEKEVELSKAEKNAMLNISLDQKTQTVHFTVREAPQIYSLSSSNMEVFSAHIFSTSCLFLKLLGSKLYYCFNGNLSSISSYLQDPNHLTLDWVASVEGLPEEEYTRQNLKRLWVVPDNKQINSFQVFVEEVLKIAMSDGFCIDSSHPHTSDFMNNKIIRLIRYK